The following proteins are encoded in a genomic region of Hemibagrus wyckioides isolate EC202008001 linkage group LG29, SWU_Hwy_1.0, whole genome shotgun sequence:
- the LOC131349397 gene encoding uncharacterized protein LOC131349397, producing MSPPSPSPSRSPSLNSDWSTASTFSRRTFSPGVIQAYERCEFSHNSASSMWAPCPTSDQSEDEGSSFKRRMKLEQIPSPCLSFKSDQSMGEPLTFRNKNITPDIRRKLGQIPSPCLSFKSDQSMGAPLTFRNENITPYFRESPSSLDYWRYLICKDLLNEPMSISRGHTFCKTCNLSYWEKPTHEKHFSCPQCRKRFKTRPEKINISLDHMLKQAGFSPALPAQSYAGPGDMACDLCTRKRRRAVKWCLTCSVAYCEIHVRKHYTVEALQKHELTDVTGDPETRTCQLHHRALEAFCKTEQVFICLVCVMEEHKDHDTVLTKGGSHGAEAKLTANPHPTAIQQREMMHILKYIEELTTKVKSLERTESEFSHLSKRFFRGLQDAPVSDFTSEFVEVAALGRRMDLGMLYDCRSDSFSSDIFLWEKNLISFMKLSIPRPQTDVRILDGDSLQDRLTALDLSLPLRASVVSGLVEMTGASAFIDHPVQTELQDRVTVHYRTSTRLDMLSQELLQDRFLSVTGSTTATHVVVAVLYGSQAFFVFDSKKDSSTEKTDLKGMMTKMIASSSQIDLLSRLVEKEITASFVDGDVLQHSVGRALQNAGAVPLKVWLYPLKNLNQTSACVVKDISRDQLYKAEDVLAKLKTDISFSQHLMSVVGGHDVFTQFSALKEALSEFSSLLQQYQCDFQRRLASCIKTIRSTGAVGEEENLQDLLDRNDQSPFSSQCRYQWLQNKNAEVKALSQCKSANIRIMSNQNDLQHFVKDCKAYEVWCLIFTSLEGEDPFLSALRQHNEARNIREAFRISDTNNKIISDLYSFILKKTTSESMQATRFIAASVPDLHFPGSAVHLYQSGDLVSRNVKLHVKPDAPGIISVQQTRVTMKLQSLKTQMTRSYRVEYRTVLDDRSSVDMKCRVISCTGENCVVSGLAPGTRYQLRYAVMDSDEMTDYSEVTEFQTASRDSPGALTVLKPTKDSLYIAWQRAESDEDSPVLYYTVEYLEAGLDGWQSIQTNGPVCECKIALPYSTCYRARVSAVYGEGDISTPSETKVPVRVWSIDLSKRKASIFLEVLKLQTTKKCVKLRDCTDEESEVRSFLQCLSYISQLSVDPPQTSRESLHAWRNKMTSFLTNLCLQAVIHHKDSILETLQKLPLHYFKTYHEQSAFLLDLYSRVKDYEIQTGQEVRPALQAVYQKLPEVWSINLSKIKASLFLEVLKLQMVKKAVELRGWSEEESEMRSLLQCLPYISQLSFVPLQPQRECPQDRRKRVREFLLDLCLQAALHQNEQIQTIVEKCFKTDKETSVFLLLLYSHVRNHEAQAGRSILPALQSVYTSLPKIWSINLSDKMASLFLEVLKLQPVKKAVELTGWSEDESEMKILLQCLPYISQLRFGFVLRGKRKQNTTLQFLVKLIAGAAESSAETGENFTELLASLCSFRTFSFSGEDQEFDSVAYCNLLLDLYLHAKDYESETCRSVLPALQSIYESLPEVWTINLTDKKASLFLEVLKLLTVKKVVELTGWSNEKRKVRSFIQCLPCISQLRLGSDILVEMAQTKSLRCRTPVMLDELSLTESSTKQPEGMACELPRSLGFLLKCWKIQRLNLTEYKTADESLIDLLNHQGPLTVRFSEETLQKWAMVLYEVRDEDLTRLFLQNVDGDLSSCSLSWDVIHWFLQHHRVTVDFKRSTIKQENLQDLLSVLDKIHLRGLKSSFVLSIMRKLYETGSAHLVSSLLSSTNNCINLENRQLDSVDCAALSFTLQHCTGVSLNLLWTSVPQGELQSIVPLLRHVSHLRVDRLLLLRLLHCFTVPELQQEAAVLLSALHHKLDFSCHDALDLTADTMTFSLVLSSEYCRVISTAIQISHSLVQLVIQDCEMEEAAVEELFPVLHTVTLQCSKDLLLRFLCRVDLGTEEERFSRARNLSRALREELDLSETQLNLQACKSLALVLEYSEGLLQLDLSHCQITDQLLEPLMPHLRKTRVLDLSHNHITDVAARNIYVLSINSNIQTVCLFNNRITDSSLFLQDKRFEIW from the exons ATGTCgcctccatctccatctccgtCTCGGTCTCCCTCTCTCAACAGTGATTGGTCAACAGCCAGCACATTCAGCCGGAGGACTTTCTCACCTGGTGTTAT tcAAGCATATGAACGTTGTGAGTTCTCTCACAACTCTGCATCTTCAATGTGGGCTCCATGTCCCACATCTGACCAGTCAGAGGATGAAGGCAGTTCATTTAAAAGAAG GATGAAACTGGAGCAGATCCCATCCCCCTGCCTGTCTTTCAAAAGTGATCAGTCTATGGGTGAACCCCTaacattcagaaataaaaacattactcCAGACATCAG GAGGAAACTGGGGCAGATCCCATccccctgtctgtctttcaaaAGTGATCAGTCTATGGGTGCACCTCTAACattcagaaatgaaaacatCACTCCGTATTTCAG AGAATCGCCCAGCAGCTTGGATTATTGGAGGTATTTGATTTGTAAAGACTTGCTGAATGAACCCATGTCCATTTCCCGTGGACACACTTTCTGCAAAACCTGCAACCTGTCCTACTGGGAGAAACCAACTCATGAGAAACACTTCTCCTGTCCTCAGTGTAGGAAGAGGTTTAAAACTCGTCCTGAAAAGATAAACATATCACTGGATCACATGCTGAAGCAGGCTGGATTCAGTCCTGCACTTCCTGCTCAGAGCTACGCTGGACCTGGAGACATGGCCTGTGATCTCTGCACAcggaagaggaggagagcagtGAAGTGGTGCCTGACCTGCAGTGTAGCGTACTGTGAGATCCATGTGAGGAAGCACTACACTGTAGAAGCTCTGCAGAAACACGAGCTCACCGACGTGACGGGGGATCCGGAGACGAGAACCTGCCAGCTGCACCACAGAGCTCTGGAGGCCTTCTGCAAAACCGAACAGGTCTTCATTTGTCTTGTCTGTGTGATGGAGGAACATAAAGATCATGACACTGTCCTGACCAAAGGTGGAAGTCATGGAGCTGAG GCAAAATTAACAGCAAATCCACACCCAACAGCCATCCAGCAGAGAGAGATGATGCATATCCTCAAATACATTGAAGAGCTGACAACAAAAGTCAAG AGCCTCGAGAGAACAGAGTCCGAGTTCTCTCACCTGTCCAAGCGTTTCTTCAGAGGACTTCAGGATGCCCCGG TTTCAGATTTTACCTCAGAGTTTGTGGAAGTTGCTGCACTGGGTCGCCGGATGGATCTTGGGATGTTGTATGACTGCCGCAGTGATTCCTTCAGCTCTG atATCTTTCTGTGGGAAAAGAACCTAATATCCTTCATGAAGCTGTCAATCCCTCGACCCCAGACTGATGTGAGGATTTTAGATGGAGATTCTCTACAGGACAGACTTACAGCTTTAGACCTGAGCCTTCCTCTGAGGGCTAGTGTTGTATCAGGGCTGGTGGAGATGACTGGGGCTTCTGCATTTATTGATCATCCCGTTCAGACCGAGCTGCAGGACCGGGTCACTGTGCATTACAGAACCTCCACCAGACTGGACATGCTCAGTCAGGAACTGCTACAGGACAGATTTCTCTCGGTGACCGGCTCGACCACGGCAACACATGTGGTTGTAGCTGTGCTTTACGGATCTCAGGCATTTTTTGTCTTTGATAGCAAGAAGGACAGTAGCACTGAAAAGACAGACCTGAAAGGCATGATGACGAAGATGATCGCTTCCTCCAGTCAGATTGATCTACTCTCCAGGCTCGTTGAAAAAGAAATAACTGCTTCCTTTGTCGATGGAGATGTTCTGCAACATTCTGTAGGGAGGGCACTTCAGAATGCAGGAGCAGTTCCTCTTAAAGTCTGGCTCTACCCTCTGAAGAATCTGAACCAAACATCAGCTTGCGTCGTTAAGGACATCAGTCGAGATCAGTTATATAAAGCAGAGGACGTTCTGGCAAAACTAAAGACGGACATCAGCTTCTCTCAACATCTGATGTCTGTTGTTGGTGGTCATGATGTATTTACACAGTTTTCAGCTTTAAAAGAAGCTCTGTCTGAGTTTTCTTCACTTCTGCAGCAGTACCAGTGCGATTTTCAGAGAAGACTGGCCTCCTGTATTAAGACCATACGAAGCACAGGAGCAGTAGGGGAAGAGGAGAACTTGCAAGATCTTCTGGACAGAAATGACCAATCTCCATTCAGCTCACAGTGCAGGTATCAGTGGCTCCAAAACAAAAACGCTGAGGTTAAAGCTTTGAGCCAGTGCAAATCTGCTAACATCAGAATCATGAGCAATCAAAATGACCTACAGCACTTTGTCAAGGACTGCAAAGCATATGAAGTATGGTGTTTAATTTTTACCTCACTGGAGGGAGAAGATCCATTTCTTTCAGCTCTGAGGCAGCACAATGAGGCCAGAAACATTCGGGAAGCATTCAGGATTTCagatacaaataataaaatcatctctgatctttattcattcattttaaagaaaactaCAAGTGAGAGTATGCAAGCAACCAGGTTCATCGCTGCATCTGTACCTGATTTACATTTTCCTGGCTCTGCCGTACATCTTTACCAGTCTGGAGATTTGGTCAGCCGGAACGTAAAACTCCACGTAAAACCAGATGCACCAGGAATAATTTCAGTGCAACAGACACGTGTGACGATGAAACTGCAAAGTTTAAAGACCCAAATGACTAGATCTTACAGAGTGGAGTACAGAACAGTGCTGGATGACCGAAGTTCTGTAGATATGAAATGCAGAGTCATCTCTTGCACTGGAGAGAACTGTGTGGTTTCGGGTCTTGCACCAGGAACTCGCTACCAACTCAGATACGCTGTAATGGACAGTGACGAAATGACCGACTACAGTGAAGTTACAGAGTTTCAGACTGCCTCCAGAGACAGTCCTGGAGCACTGACAGTGCTGAAACCGACTAAGGACTCTCTGTACATTGCCTGGCAGAGGGCTGAGTCTGATGAAGACTCCCCTGTGCTCTACTACACAGTGGAGTATTTGGAGGCTGGGCTGGATGGCTGGCAGTCCATTCAAACCAATGggcctgtgtgtgagtgcaaaATAGCTCTTCCATACAGCACCTGTTATAGAGCCAGAGTCTCTGCTGTCTATGGAGAAGGAGACATCAGCACTCCAAGTGAAACAAAGGTTCCTGTTCGTG TATGGTCCATCGATCTCTCCAAGAGAAAGGCGTCTATTTTCCTAGAGGTCCTGAAACTCCAAACAACAAAGAAATGTGTAAAGCTTAGAGACTGCACAGATGAAGAGAGCGAAGTGAGAAGTTTCCTTCAGTGTCTGTCCTACATTTCTCAGCTGAG CGTTGATCCACCTCAGACTTCGAGAGAATCACTTCACGCATGGAGAAATAAAATGACGTCATTCCTGACAAATCTCTGTCTGCAAGCAGTAATCCATCACAAAGACAGCATTCTGGAAACTTTACAGAAATTGCCTTTACACTATTTTAAGACTTACCATGAACAGTCTGCTTTCCTGCTGGACCTGTACTCACGTGTAAAGGACTACGAGATTCAGACAGGCCAGGAGGTCCGACCAGCGTTACAGGCTGTTTACCAGAAACTTCCAGAAGTTTGGTCTATAAACCTGTCTAAGATTAAAGCTTCACTCTTCCTGGAAGTGCTGAAGCTCCAGATGGTGAAGAAAGCAGTAGAGCTGAGAGGATGGTCAGAGGAAGAGAGTGAAATGAGGAGCCTTCTACAGTGTCTGCCCTACATCTCTCAGCTCAG TTTTGTTCCACTCCAGCCTCAAAGAGAATGCCCACAAGACCGgaggaagagagtgagagaatttCTGCTGGACCTGTGTCTGCAAGCAGCTCTCCACCAGAATGAGCAGATTCAGACAATCGTGGAGAAATGTTTCAAGACGGACAAAGAAACTTCCGTCTTCCTGCTGCTTCTTTACTCGCATGTCAGAAACCACGAGGCTCAAGCAGGCAGAAGCATTCTTCCAGCCTTACAGTCCGTTTACACGTCACTCCCTAAAATCTGGTCCATAAACCTCTCAGATAAAATGGCTTCGCTCTTCCTGGAAGTACTGAAACTCCAGCCGGTGAAGAAAGCGGTGGAGCTGACAGGATGGTCAGAGGATGAGAGTGAAATGAAGATCCTGCTTCAGTGTCTGCCTTACATCTCCCAGCTCAG ATTTGGCTTCGTTCTGCGTGGAAAAAGAAAGCAGAATACCACCTTGCAGTTTCTAGTAAAGCTGATCGCTGGAGCCGCAGAGTCTAGTGCAGAAACAGGAGAGAACTTCACCGAACTGCTGGCGTCTCTGTGCAGCTTCAGAACCTTCTCGTTTTCTGGAGAAGATCAGGAATTTGACAGCGTTGCCTACTGCAACCTGCTGCTTGACCTGTACTTGCATGCAAAGGACTATGAGTCTGAAACCTGCAGGAGCGTCCTTCCAGCATTACAGTCAATTTACGAGTCACTCCCTGAAGTCTGGACCATCAACCTGACAGACAAAAAAGCTTCACTCTTCCTGGAAGTGCTGAAACTTCTAACAGTGAAGAAAGTGGTAGAGCTGACGGGATGGTCGAACGAGAAGAGGAAAGTGAGAAGCTTCATTCAGTGTCTCCCTTGCATCTCTCAGCTCAG GCTGGGCAGTGATATACTGGTAGAAATGGCACAGACGAAGTCGTTAAGGTGTCGCACTCCTGTGATGCTTGATGAGCTTTCACTCACTGAGAGCAGCACTAAGCAACCAGAGGGAATGGCTTGTGAGCTCCCTAGAAGCCTGGGTTTCCTTCTGAAATGCTGGAAAATACAGCGTTTGAACCTGACTGAGTACAAAACAGCAGACGAGTCACTGATAGACCTACTCAATCATCAAGGACCTCTAACAGTCAG GTTCTCTGAAGAGACTCTCCAGAAGTGGGCTATGGTTCTTTATGAAGTTCGGGATGAAGATCTTACTCGCCTTTTCCTGCAAAACGTGGATGGAGACCTGAGTTCCTGCTCTCTGAGCTGGGATGTGATTCACTGGTTCCTGCAGCATCACCGGGTCACTGTAGACTTTAAAAGAAGCACCATTAAACAGGAAAACCTCCAAGACCTTCTGTCTGTGCTGGACAAAATTCATCTCAGAGG GTTGAAGTCCAGCTTTGTGTTGTCCATCATGAGAAAGCTTTATGAGACCGGTTCTGCTCACTTGGTATCCAGCCTGTTGAGTTCAACAAATAATTGCATTAACCTGGAGAACAGACAGCTGGACTCTGTGGACTGTGCTGCACTGAGCTTCACCCTGCAGCACTGCACAGGTGTCTCTCTCAACCTGCTGTGGACCTCCGTACCACAGGGGGAGCTACAGAGCATCGTACCACTACTCCGCCATGTTTCCCAtctcag GGTTGACCGTCTGCTGCTGCTGAGACTGCTCCACTGCTTCACTGTTCCTGAGCTCCAGCAGGAGGCAGCAGTACTGCTCTCTGCTCTACACCACAAGCTGGACTTCTCCTGCCATGACGCTCTGGACCTCACAGCAGACACGATGACATTCAGTCTGGTTCTGAGCAGTGAGTACTGCAGGGTCATCTCCACGGCTATCCAGATATCTCACTCACTCGTTCAGCTCGTTATTCAGGACTGTGAGATGGAGGAGGCAGCAGTGGAAGAGCTGTTTCCTGTtctacacacagtcacactgcA GTGCAGTAAAGATCTGCTGCTCCGATTCCTGTGTCGTGTGGATCTGGGAACGGAGGAGGAGAGATTCAGCCGAGCGAGGAATCTCTCCAGGGCTTTGAGAGAGGAACTGGACCTGAGTGAGACCCAGCTGAACCTGCAGGCTTGCAAATCACTGGCGTTGGTTCTGGAATATTCTGAAGGGCTGTTGCAACTGGACCTCAGCCACTGTCAGATCACTGACCAGCTGCTGGAGCCACTGATGCCACACTTACGTAAAACCCGCGTCCTCGA CCTCAGTCACAATCACATTACTGACGTCGCAGCTAGAAACATCTATGTCCTCTCAATAAACAGCAACATTCAGACTGtgtg TCTCTTCAACAACAGAATCACAGACTCCTCACTCTTTCTCCAGGACAAGCGCTTTGAGATTTGGTGA